The sequence AGTAcagatttaaaaaagttcgCTCTCAGAGACAGTTAACGATTCATTACCGTCCCTTAATGACAATTAAAGTTAAGTACAGCAAAACCTTTACTTAACTTTTTAATGGTTGATTTTGACATTTGCGTTTGCGGACTTGAggttatatgtttatttataataggtacaaaaatcacatttagcattaattaaaagttttttcaatattaaagatTGGTAAAGATGTCTGATCTCATAGACTTTATTGACTTTGTGGACTATGCCAGAAGGAATAGAGAAGTCGGGCCGAGGCGGTATTTACGAGATAATTCTGATCCCTTCAAAAAATACTCTGTTCAGGAATTCCATGCACGATATAGATTCACACCAGATTctgtaaaaaatgttatattgcCTTTGCTGGCACCCGACCTAAGGAAACCAACGAAAAGAGGATTACCATTTGCTCCGGAAATAATGTTGCTGCTGACATTACGCTACTTTGCTACAGGCAGTTTCCAGGTTTGTATTTTGTAGGTTCCTATGTACATGTTTACTAAATTTAACTGCAAATtgaatcttttatttttttgtgtagaTAATAATGAGTTTGTAAGATACCTACGTGTATGTATGTGGTTGTCCTTTTTTACAGAAATTGGATGGAGATGTCATGAATATCTGCCAGCAGTCAGTTTCAAGGATTATTGCACAAGTCTCTGTATTAATAGCAAACAAAATGAaagattttgttaaatttccATCTACTGTAGAAGAAATTAATACAGTTAAgcaagtacattttttatgaacatCATAGCTATACTAAATATTATGCATAGGTAttgttatgttttgtttttgttgcaggcacaaattttatgaattagcTCATTTTCCTGGAGTGATTGGCTGTATTGATTGCACCCACATTAAAATAAGAAGTCCTGGAGGAATAGCTTCAGAGGTATACAGGAATAGAAAAGGGTATTTTTCAATCAATGTTCAAGCAGTCACAGGGCCAAACTTGGAATTTTATGATTTAGTAGCCCGGTGGCCTGGCAGTACACATGATAGTTTTATCTACAACAGCAGTGCTGTCAAGCAAAGACTAAATACTGGTGTATTAAAAGGGATTATTTTAGGGGACAGCGGATATGCAGTTAGCAATGTGCTACTGACACCATTTTTATCACCCAATTCAACTCCCcaagaaaattataacaaaagcCAAATTAAAACCAGAAATACTGTGGAAAGATGTTTTGGCATTTGGAAGAGAAGATTTCCTTGTCTTCAAGTGGGAATGGGTATCAAGGTGGATACAGTTGTGGCTGTCATATGTGCATGTGCAACACTGCATAACATCGCATTATTAGTAGACGATTTGGTGCCAATGAACTGCGAAGACATTCATATTCAAAATGATGATGTTGTACCAATTAGTGAAAACTCTAACAGCAATGGCTTTATGGTGCGACAATCTTTGGTTGATAGGTTTTTCTcttaatattagttttttaataaataaaaatccataaaataaacaataatacttttattttaattcttgaGACTAATCAAATTAATCAGTTATAACTTGTTTTGCCACTAATTTCTTTACTTCCTCTAATTCTATTTTGGCTTTTTCcaataaacattaattgttGGTCTCTTCTTGTAAAATCGCTgcccttttttttatttgttcagcTTCCAACTGCAAAGAAATGGTATATAAGTTAATCTggctataaattaaaaaatattggtaTCCATAGTTAAGTACctgtgtttttaatatttgtatttcaatttttttcttattttctaaGTTTCGCAGCCTCATTACAGCCTCTTTCCGAATGTAATCTATAGGCCTACGCACTTGTTCAGTTGCGGTTTTGATTCCTGTATCATTTTTCTTATCACTTAAATCTGAAAGgtaaataaaagatattagtatattaaagcaaataaaacaatatagtattatataaagataaattttataatacctatgctattttgttcattttcaatTTGATTAGTATTCATGACTTCAAATACTTGTGTTGAGTCCATTTTGTACTCCTCCAAAATATCTGAAAACAACAGGTTGATTTGTAGACATCATAGAAAAGCTGTATTATAATGTAGTTTATTGATTGTTTCTTACTTTAACACAAAATGGCTATCTGccaattacattatttaaagaaaacaaGTACACAATTCAGACATTCATCTCACAATATTCCAAACAATAAGAAAGTGTTGAGTGCAGAGAGTGTGATAAGCATATATGTAATAAGTTTATGGATCATTGGTTCTTTATTACTTACCCAAGTTATTATTTGATTCAGAAGTGATAGTTGGTTCATCATTCAAGCCAAGGTTTTGACTGCTATCAATAGCCAGTAAAATGGCACCATCACTATCAAACGAATTACTGATTTCAGTTAAAATCACAGGTGCAGCctgataaacaaaaaatgtaaattagaAGAGAGTACAGAAATAATTAGTATGAGACAACCCATACGAAGGATTTCAGaggatattattatacaaaccTCTTCAACCATGCTTATTATGGCTCCATGTTGAGGTGGCGGAGGTGCATGTGGTCCACCTCCAGTCCTGATCAAATTTCCCCTTTCTGTAGCACGAGCTTTACGTGTAACGGCTTTCATGTTGTCCCACGCCCGTTTTAAAGTGATAGTTTCACGCTGAAATaacaagtacatattataacacaGTAAGTATGAAAGTTATCATAACAAATCATGCACTAATAGTGGCCATAATACCTTGTGTACATTCGCATTACAATTAAACTCTTGCGTAATTAACTCCCATGCCGCTTTCTTCTTGGCGACCGACTTGCCATCGGTTATTTTTGATTCAACAATTGGTCTTTTTTTAACCAATTGTGCCAATAAAGCTTTTTCATCGGCGGTGAAATTGGCTACTCTACTGCGTGGTGTTTTTGTTTGAGACTCCTAAAAAGAAACATATATGAACCGAAGTTTGTGTCGTTTAACTGCTATGATAGATTCACTGAATGTACTTATAACGATACTTAccatgatattatatatagctGTAATTAAACTTAATAGCGCGAAAAACTTCTTGTCGGGTGAAACACAACAACACAATCCAAGCGGCAAgcaaagtttttaaaaaaactTGAAAACATTGACAGTTAGCAATAAGTGATACCAGAAAAAAAAGGGTCTGGttgctttaaattatttatatgaaatagatGTTTTGCTTTGTCTTTCACTAAAAACGACCGGTAAAagaacttattttaatttatgtcattTATATAGATGCTTTCAATGTGTTTAACCCTTAAATGCATATTGTGCCGAAAACGGCACAACAACTTTAAGTTCAAATAGCCCGCCAAATAGTAAACTGTTATACTATTGgttgttgtatttttaatctattatctatgaaaaaaaaaatacgagaaTATCAGCCTCTACTTGGTATTACCAGTATATTTTATCTGTCAAATTATGACAGAAGTCAGAGTACTTAGCGCCAACCGAAGTTACGAAagttttttcgaaaaaaataactgtccgtttattatatttgtgaagtataaacatagataataaatagttttcatttcatatattatctGTTGTCACTTTGATTCTTTGACACTTGTACGATTGCATTAT comes from Colias croceus chromosome 23, ilColCroc2.1 and encodes:
- the LOC123702176 gene encoding putative nuclease HARBI1 isoform X1 → MSDLIDFIDFVDYARRNREVGPRRYLRDNSDPFKKYSVQEFHARYRFTPDSVKNVILPLLAPDLRKPTKRGLPFAPEIMLLLTLRYFATGSFQKLDGDVMNICQQSVSRIIAQVSVLIANKMKDFVKFPSTVEEINTVKHKFYELAHFPGVIGCIDCTHIKIRSPGGIASEVYRNRKGYFSINVQAVTGPNLEFYDLVARWPGSTHDSFIYNSSAVKQRLNTGVLKGIILGDSGYAVSNVLLTPFLSPNSTPQENYNKSQIKTRNTVERCFGIWKRRFPCLQVGMGIKVDTVVAVICACATLHNIALLVDDLVPMNCEDIHIQNDDVVPISENSNSNGFMVRQSLVDRFFS
- the LOC123702176 gene encoding putative nuclease HARBI1 isoform X2 encodes the protein MSDLIDFIDFVDYARRNREVGPRRYLRDNSDPFKKYSVQEFHARYRFTPDSVKNVILPLLAPDLRKPTKRGLPFAPEIMLLLTLRYFATGSFQKLDGDVMNICQQSVSRIIAQVSVLIANKMKDFVKFPSTVEEINTAQIL